One stretch of Microvirga lotononidis DNA includes these proteins:
- a CDS encoding ArsR/SmtB family transcription factor has product MKEGPVIASVAALLGDPARANILTALMDGRALTVSELAEAAGVTLQTASGHLAKLDAANLLTAEKQGRHRYFRLSGPDVAQVLEALMGLAQRTGATRIRTGPKDAALRSARICYDHLAGERGVALLRGVQRQGLVEGGQDLALTPKGRAFFADFGIDLTKLEKGRRPVCRACLDWSERHSHLGGALGAAILSRMTDRGWVRRESGRVLAFTCEGAAQFEAAFMPAQDHASQVA; this is encoded by the coding sequence ATGAAGGAAGGACCCGTCATCGCCTCCGTGGCCGCGCTCCTCGGCGATCCGGCCCGGGCCAACATCCTCACCGCCCTCATGGACGGGCGGGCGCTCACCGTGAGCGAGCTTGCGGAAGCGGCAGGCGTCACCCTCCAGACCGCCAGCGGCCATCTCGCCAAGCTCGATGCCGCCAACCTGCTGACGGCCGAAAAGCAGGGGCGCCACCGCTATTTCCGGCTCTCGGGCCCGGATGTGGCGCAGGTGCTCGAAGCTCTGATGGGCCTGGCCCAGCGCACGGGCGCCACCCGGATCAGGACAGGCCCGAAGGACGCGGCGCTCCGGTCGGCCCGAATCTGCTACGACCATCTCGCCGGCGAGCGCGGCGTCGCGCTGTTGAGGGGCGTGCAGCGCCAGGGCCTCGTCGAGGGCGGACAGGACCTGGCCCTTACGCCTAAGGGCCGCGCCTTTTTCGCCGATTTCGGCATCGATCTCACGAAGCTCGAGAAGGGCCGCCGCCCCGTCTGCCGCGCCTGCCTCGACTGGAGCGAGCGCCACAGCCATCTGGGCGGCGCCCTGGGGGCCGCGATCCTGTCCCGCATGACCGATCGGGGCTGGGTCCGGCGCGAGAGCGGGCGCGTTCTCGCCTTCACCTGCGAGGGAGCGGCGCAATTCGAGGCGGCTTTCATGCCGGCGCAGGATCACGCGTCGCAGGTCGCCTGA
- the fabI gene encoding enoyl-ACP reductase FabI: MTGLMQGKRGLIMGVANDHSIAWGIAKTLAQHGAELAFTYQGEALGKRVAPLAQSLGSELVLPCDVEDIASVDAVFDTLDRTWDGLDFVVHAIGFSDKSQLKGSYVDVTTRENFSRTMVISCFSFTEIAQRAAKRMRNGGSLLTLTYGGSTRVMPNYNVMGVAKAALEASMRYIASDLGPKGIRCNAISAGPVRTLAGAGISDARLMFTYQKAHAPLRRTVTIEDIGGSALYLLSDLANGVTGEIHYVDSGYNIISMPRPEILKAQDAAGVTGEED; this comes from the coding sequence TCGCCTGGGGCATTGCCAAGACCCTGGCCCAGCACGGGGCGGAGCTCGCCTTCACCTATCAGGGCGAGGCTCTCGGCAAGCGCGTTGCTCCCCTTGCGCAATCGCTCGGCTCCGAGCTCGTCCTTCCCTGCGACGTGGAGGATATCGCCTCCGTCGATGCGGTGTTCGACACCCTCGACAGGACGTGGGACGGCCTCGACTTCGTGGTCCACGCCATCGGCTTTTCCGACAAGTCGCAGCTCAAGGGCTCCTATGTGGACGTCACCACCCGCGAGAACTTTTCCCGCACCATGGTGATCTCCTGCTTCTCCTTCACGGAGATCGCCCAGCGCGCCGCCAAGCGCATGAGGAACGGCGGCTCGCTCCTGACCCTCACCTATGGCGGCTCCACCCGCGTGATGCCGAACTACAACGTGATGGGCGTGGCCAAGGCGGCGCTCGAAGCCTCCATGCGCTACATCGCGTCCGACCTCGGCCCGAAGGGGATCCGCTGCAACGCGATCTCGGCCGGTCCCGTGCGCACGCTCGCCGGCGCCGGCATCTCCGACGCACGCCTCATGTTCACCTACCAGAAGGCCCATGCTCCCCTGCGCCGCACGGTGACCATCGAGGATATCGGCGGCTCGGCCCTCTACCTGCTCTCCGACCTCGCCAACGGCGTGACCGGCGAGATCCATTACGTGGATTCGGGCTACAACATCATCTCGATGCCGCGTCCCGAGATCCTGAAGGCTCAGGACGCCGCCGGCGTGACGGGCGAAGAGGATTAG
- a CDS encoding DsbE family thiol:disulfide interchange protein translates to MADVVERPRSRLMFLLPGLVFGALVVLFGVQLISGKNPAEVPSVLINKPVPTFSLAPLEGLLANGQPVPGFSNDDLKGRVTVVNVWASWCAPCRQEHPLLVDLARDPSIRVVGINQKDNPDNARRFLGALGNPYAAVGVDPNGRASIDWGVYGVPETFIVGPDGTIRYKHIGPLTPENFNAFKERLSQIPRA, encoded by the coding sequence GTGGCTGATGTCGTCGAGCGACCGCGATCCCGCCTGATGTTCCTGCTGCCGGGGCTCGTCTTCGGCGCCCTGGTGGTGCTCTTCGGCGTGCAGCTGATTTCAGGGAAGAACCCCGCCGAGGTGCCGTCGGTCCTGATCAACAAGCCGGTGCCGACGTTCAGCCTCGCACCCCTCGAAGGCCTGCTGGCCAACGGTCAGCCCGTGCCCGGCTTCTCGAACGATGATCTCAAGGGCCGCGTGACGGTGGTGAATGTCTGGGCGTCCTGGTGCGCGCCCTGCCGCCAGGAGCATCCGCTGCTGGTCGATCTCGCCAGGGATCCGTCGATCCGCGTGGTCGGCATCAACCAGAAGGACAATCCGGACAACGCCCGCCGCTTCCTCGGCGCGCTCGGCAATCCCTACGCGGCCGTCGGGGTCGACCCGAACGGCCGCGCCTCCATCGACTGGGGCGTCTACGGCGTCCCCGAAACCTTCATCGTCGGCCCGGACGGCACCATCCGCTACAAGCATATCGGCCCACTGACGCCTGAGAATTTCAACGCGTTCAAGGAGCGCCTGAGCCAAATCCCGCGCGCTTGA
- a CDS encoding YaiI/YqxD family protein, whose amino-acid sequence MSETFQPIVVYVDADACPVKPEIYRVAERHGVKVFVVSNAFLQVPQSLLIKRIVVSSGFDAADDWIAERARRGAIVITADIPLASRCVKAGADVIGPTGKPFTEASVGMALATRDLMEGLRAMGEVTGGPRPFSQKDRSAFLSALDVAINRLKRAGFGSGAP is encoded by the coding sequence ATGAGCGAGACGTTCCAACCTATCGTCGTCTATGTGGATGCGGACGCCTGCCCGGTGAAGCCGGAGATCTACCGGGTCGCCGAGCGGCACGGAGTCAAGGTCTTCGTGGTCTCCAACGCCTTCCTGCAGGTGCCGCAGAGCCTGCTGATCAAGCGGATCGTGGTCAGTTCGGGCTTCGATGCCGCCGACGACTGGATCGCCGAGCGCGCCCGGCGCGGCGCCATCGTGATCACGGCCGACATCCCGCTCGCGAGCCGCTGCGTGAAGGCCGGCGCCGACGTGATCGGCCCGACCGGAAAGCCCTTCACGGAAGCCTCGGTCGGCATGGCGCTCGCCACCCGCGACCTGATGGAAGGCCTGCGCGCCATGGGCGAGGTGACGGGCGGCCCGAGGCCGTTTTCGCAAAAGGACCGCTCGGCGTTCCTCTCGGCGCTCGATGTGGCGATCAACCGGCTCAAGCGCGCGGGATTTGGCTCAGGCGCTCCTTGA
- a CDS encoding M23 family metallopeptidase, with product MRLGLISLAGLTLALPAAAQDISLRLPVACEVGRTCFIQHYVDRDPSPAASDYQCGTLTYDTHDGTDIRVPTTAAMKAGVDVVAAADGKVLRVRDGVEDVSVSGRGRDSVANTECGNGALIDHGNGWETQYCHMAKGSLAVKPGDPVKAGDRIGKVGLSGMTEFPHLHFTLRKDGKTADPFAYGAPEQSCGGGKSLWDASLQRTLAYQGGSLLNKGFAPGPVTMDAIESGTAEQDTPTTGSPALVAFVRAIGLKGGDVQILTLFDPDGKPLAQNKAPPLDRAKAQWMAFAGVKQPQGGFRPGLYRAIYRVERDGKPAIEQAFGISLRP from the coding sequence ATGCGCCTTGGACTCATAAGCCTCGCCGGCCTCACCCTCGCGCTTCCGGCCGCCGCGCAGGATATCTCCCTGCGCCTCCCCGTCGCCTGCGAGGTCGGCCGGACCTGCTTCATCCAGCATTACGTGGACCGGGACCCGTCGCCGGCCGCGAGCGATTACCAGTGCGGCACGCTCACCTACGACACCCATGACGGTACCGACATCCGGGTGCCGACCACGGCCGCCATGAAGGCGGGCGTCGATGTGGTTGCGGCAGCCGACGGCAAGGTGCTGCGGGTCCGCGACGGCGTGGAGGATGTCTCCGTCTCCGGGCGAGGCCGCGACAGCGTCGCCAACACCGAATGCGGCAACGGCGCCTTGATCGATCACGGCAACGGCTGGGAGACGCAGTACTGCCACATGGCGAAGGGCAGCCTCGCGGTGAAGCCGGGCGACCCCGTGAAAGCCGGCGACCGGATCGGAAAGGTCGGCCTGTCGGGCATGACGGAATTTCCGCACCTGCACTTCACCCTGCGCAAGGACGGCAAGACGGCCGATCCCTTCGCCTATGGGGCGCCGGAGCAATCCTGCGGCGGCGGCAAGTCCTTGTGGGACGCCTCCCTCCAGCGCACCCTCGCCTATCAGGGCGGCAGCCTCCTCAACAAGGGCTTCGCCCCCGGTCCCGTGACCATGGACGCCATCGAATCCGGAACGGCGGAACAGGACACGCCGACGACGGGATCCCCCGCCCTCGTGGCCTTCGTCCGGGCCATCGGGCTCAAGGGCGGCGACGTCCAGATTCTCACCCTGTTCGATCCCGACGGCAAGCCGCTGGCCCAGAACAAGGCCCCACCCCTCGACCGGGCCAAGGCGCAATGGATGGCCTTCGCCGGCGTGAAGCAGCCGCAGGGCGGCTTCCGCCCCGGCCTTTACCGCGCGATCTATCGTGTCGAGCGGGACGGCAAGCCCGCCATCGAGCAGGCCTTCGGGATCAGCCTGAGGCCGTGA
- a CDS encoding thioredoxin domain-containing protein has protein sequence MILSRRVLLAGLALSGTKAPAFAQSAPEPQMIPVELIDNALNLPSIVRIGHPHGDVIMVEYFDYNCPWCKRSAQSLPDLLKAEPELSYMLVNFAVLSPQSVAATRAALAYLQLYGPERYLPLHLALFALRGTVDGERALAEAEKLGGDRTRMTEIANSDKTTGWMKDAFATGSDLGLVATPSFLIGTEAYVGGMSLEQKREAIARARG, from the coding sequence ATGATCCTGTCCCGCCGCGTTCTTCTCGCCGGTCTCGCCCTGTCCGGCACGAAAGCTCCCGCCTTCGCGCAATCCGCGCCGGAGCCGCAGATGATCCCCGTGGAGCTGATCGATAACGCCCTGAACCTGCCCTCCATTGTGCGTATCGGCCACCCGCATGGCGACGTGATCATGGTGGAGTATTTCGACTACAACTGCCCCTGGTGCAAACGTTCGGCGCAAAGCCTGCCCGACCTGCTCAAGGCGGAACCCGAGCTGTCCTACATGCTGGTGAATTTCGCCGTGCTGAGCCCGCAATCGGTCGCGGCGACGCGCGCGGCCCTGGCCTATCTGCAGCTCTACGGCCCCGAGCGTTACCTGCCCCTGCATCTCGCCCTGTTCGCCTTGCGCGGCACGGTGGACGGCGAGCGGGCGCTGGCGGAAGCGGAAAAGCTCGGCGGCGACCGGACGCGCATGACCGAGATCGCCAACAGCGACAAGACCACCGGCTGGATGAAGGACGCCTTCGCCACCGGAAGCGATCTCGGCCTCGTGGCGACGCCGTCCTTCCTGATCGGGACGGAAGCCTATGTCGGCGGCATGAGCCTGGAGCAGAAGCGCGAGGCGATCGCGCGGGCGAGAGGGTAA
- a CDS encoding antibiotic biosynthesis monooxygenase family protein, protein MIAVIFEVWPDGDGGHRDYLGLAAALRSDLMEMDGFISVERFQSLTEPGKLLSLSFWRDEEAVRAWRNLPSHRSTQGAGRAGIFRDYRLRVASVIRDYGLNEREQAPADSRVVHENVTASG, encoded by the coding sequence ATGATCGCGGTGATCTTCGAAGTCTGGCCTGACGGGGATGGAGGACATCGGGATTATCTCGGTCTCGCGGCGGCGCTGCGCTCCGATTTGATGGAGATGGACGGTTTCATCTCCGTCGAGCGCTTCCAGAGCCTGACCGAGCCGGGCAAGCTCCTGTCGCTCTCGTTCTGGCGCGACGAGGAGGCGGTGCGGGCCTGGCGCAACCTGCCCTCCCACCGCAGCACGCAAGGGGCAGGCAGGGCCGGAATCTTCCGCGATTATCGCCTGCGGGTCGCGAGCGTGATCCGCGACTATGGTCTCAACGAGCGCGAGCAGGCGCCCGCCGACAGTCGGGTGGTGCACGAGAACGTCACGGCCTCAGGCTGA
- a CDS encoding heme ABC transporter permease: MIRELANPTRFMSLSGTLLPWVGGLAALVMAVGLYMVWFTAPADYQQGETVKIMYIHVPAAWLSLFFYMIMASSALGTLVWRHPLADVSQKAAAPIGAAFTLICLVTGSLWGKPMWGTYWQWDARLTSMLVMLLIYLGILALWRAIEEPNRAARAVSILTLVGAVNVPIVKFSVDWWNTLHQPASVFRLGGPTIHSSMLVPLLVMAVAFTLVGVALHLSGMRTEILRRRVRTLTILEAERLDAQAA, encoded by the coding sequence ATGATCCGTGAGCTTGCCAATCCGACCCGCTTCATGAGCCTCAGCGGCACGCTCCTGCCGTGGGTGGGAGGCTTGGCCGCGCTCGTCATGGCCGTCGGGCTCTACATGGTCTGGTTCACGGCGCCGGCCGATTACCAGCAGGGCGAAACGGTCAAGATCATGTACATCCACGTGCCGGCCGCGTGGCTCTCCCTGTTCTTCTACATGATCATGGCCAGCTCCGCGCTGGGCACCCTCGTGTGGCGGCATCCCTTGGCCGATGTGTCGCAGAAGGCGGCGGCGCCCATCGGGGCGGCCTTCACGCTGATCTGCCTCGTCACCGGTTCGCTCTGGGGCAAGCCCATGTGGGGCACCTATTGGCAATGGGACGCGCGGCTGACCTCCATGCTGGTGATGCTGCTGATCTATCTCGGCATCCTGGCGCTCTGGCGCGCCATCGAGGAGCCGAATCGGGCCGCCCGGGCCGTGTCGATCCTGACCCTCGTGGGGGCGGTGAACGTGCCGATCGTGAAGTTCTCCGTCGATTGGTGGAACACCCTGCACCAGCCGGCCTCCGTGTTCCGCCTCGGCGGGCCGACGATCCATTCCTCCATGCTCGTGCCGCTCCTGGTCATGGCCGTCGCCTTCACCCTGGTCGGCGTGGCGCTGCATCTCTCCGGCATGCGCACGGAGATCCTGCGCCGCCGGGTGCGCACGCTCACCATCCTCGAGGCCGAGCGCCTCGACGCGCAGGCGGCCTGA
- a CDS encoding adenylate/guanylate cyclase domain-containing protein, which translates to MTPRSRIRAALGLIDRLRTSPSLSDATHRLIREADTGALQRAGLARMVTAGLLLMAVLVTTAGVELSNPIALKQVWAAELTLVLFGAQGWGGAWLASKRIGIEKLPVITAVVDACLVLGNLAYTHWGLGIPGSLFSVFPVAWVVPITMAAAAIHYQPRLQAFVAAIYVIGLSLLAFGGGYLSPADRQEDLAEIVGVFSAQANMVRIVMVFAAALILILVARQGRLMLERAVRETTLRVTLTRYLPRELAPILTDQAFASLRQGRRIPVTLLFVDIRASTTFGETMEPAQLAVFITSFRRRVLRAASRHGGVIDKFTGDGALILFGVPGAREDDARRALACGRTLLTLIARWNAKRNFNPPVRLGIGIHTGDVFCGVVGDESRLEFTVVGETVNIASRIEQATKTADCELLASQETVVAAGEETQWVEVACDPLPGVTRRMVLMKPAG; encoded by the coding sequence GTGACTCCCCGATCCCGCATCCGTGCCGCCCTGGGCCTGATCGACAGGCTGCGGACGTCTCCCTCCTTAAGCGACGCCACGCACCGGCTGATCCGTGAGGCCGATACGGGCGCGCTTCAGCGGGCCGGGCTCGCGCGCATGGTCACGGCCGGGCTGCTGCTCATGGCGGTCCTGGTCACCACCGCGGGCGTCGAGCTCAGCAATCCCATCGCGCTCAAGCAGGTTTGGGCCGCCGAGCTGACCCTGGTCCTTTTCGGGGCGCAGGGCTGGGGCGGCGCCTGGCTCGCGTCGAAACGGATCGGCATCGAGAAACTGCCGGTCATCACGGCCGTGGTCGACGCGTGCCTCGTCCTCGGCAATCTCGCCTATACCCATTGGGGCCTCGGCATCCCGGGCAGCCTCTTCTCGGTGTTTCCGGTCGCCTGGGTCGTGCCGATCACCATGGCGGCGGCGGCCATTCACTACCAGCCCCGCCTCCAGGCCTTCGTGGCGGCCATCTATGTCATCGGCCTTTCGCTGCTCGCCTTCGGCGGCGGCTACCTGAGCCCGGCCGACCGCCAGGAGGATCTGGCGGAGATCGTCGGCGTGTTCTCCGCCCAGGCCAACATGGTCCGCATCGTCATGGTCTTCGCCGCCGCACTGATCCTGATCCTGGTGGCGCGCCAGGGCCGCCTGATGCTGGAGCGGGCCGTGCGGGAGACGACCTTGCGCGTGACGCTCACCCGCTATCTGCCGCGGGAGCTGGCGCCGATCCTCACCGATCAGGCCTTCGCGTCCCTGCGCCAGGGACGGCGCATTCCGGTGACCCTGCTCTTCGTCGACATCCGGGCTTCGACCACCTTCGGCGAGACCATGGAACCGGCGCAGCTCGCCGTCTTCATCACGTCGTTCCGCCGCCGCGTCCTGCGGGCGGCCTCCCGGCACGGGGGCGTCATCGACAAGTTCACGGGCGATGGGGCCCTGATCCTCTTCGGCGTGCCCGGGGCCCGGGAGGACGATGCGCGCCGGGCGCTCGCCTGCGGCCGCACCCTCCTGACCCTGATCGCCCGTTGGAACGCCAAGCGCAACTTCAACCCGCCGGTGCGCCTCGGGATCGGCATCCACACGGGCGACGTGTTCTGCGGCGTGGTGGGGGACGAAAGCCGGCTCGAATTCACCGTGGTCGGCGAGACCGTCAACATTGCCTCGCGCATCGAGCAGGCGACGAAGACGGCCGATTGCGAACTTCTCGCCTCGCAGGAAACCGTCGTGGCGGCGGGCGAGGAAACCCAATGGGTCGAGGTCGCGTGCGATCCCCTGCCTGGGGTCACGCGCAGAATGGTGCTGATGAAGCCTGCCGGGTGA
- a CDS encoding NIPSNAP family protein: MITCFIRYEIDPFKVSAFEEYARNWGQAIPRCGADLIGYYAPHEGSATTAYGIYNIENLSQYEAYRERLRNDPMGRANYEFAKREQFIRREDRVFLRVVSVPHAELVKP, translated from the coding sequence ATGATTACCTGCTTCATTCGCTACGAGATCGACCCGTTCAAGGTGTCTGCCTTCGAGGAATATGCCCGCAACTGGGGTCAGGCCATTCCCCGCTGCGGCGCCGATCTCATCGGCTATTACGCGCCGCACGAGGGCTCGGCCACCACGGCGTACGGGATCTACAACATCGAGAACCTCAGCCAGTACGAGGCTTATCGCGAGCGGCTGCGTAACGATCCGATGGGACGGGCCAACTACGAATTTGCTAAAAGGGAACAGTTCATCCGCCGCGAGGACCGGGTCTTCCTGCGGGTGGTCTCGGTCCCTCATGCGGAGCTCGTCAAACCATGA
- the ccmD gene encoding heme exporter protein CcmD yields MSHTFFIALSYILTALVVAGLILRAVIDHRIQARALAELESRGVGRRSRRG; encoded by the coding sequence ATGTCGCACACGTTCTTCATCGCATTGTCCTACATCCTGACGGCACTGGTCGTCGCCGGATTGATCCTGCGCGCGGTGATCGACCACCGCATCCAGGCCCGCGCTTTGGCCGAGCTCGAATCACGCGGCGTCGGCCGGAGGTCCCGCCGTGGCTGA
- a CDS encoding GNAT family N-acetyltransferase, with product MAGRLVLHLRRSLDGSVPDPDWPKGARPAPFDSERHAQQVHALLRQAYAQGGGYVEPFAIWWPSLRDDSEYDPALVFIAVDERDRIVGVAQCWTSAFVKDLAVAPAWRRKGLGSALLHEAFRALRERGAAAVSLKVDADNPSGAQRLYRALGFEEVESYRLD from the coding sequence ATGGCCGGACGCCTCGTCCTGCACCTGCGCCGATCCCTCGACGGTTCCGTGCCGGACCCGGATTGGCCCAAGGGAGCCCGCCCGGCTCCGTTCGATTCGGAACGGCATGCGCAACAGGTCCATGCGCTGCTGAGACAGGCCTATGCGCAAGGCGGCGGCTACGTGGAGCCCTTCGCGATCTGGTGGCCGAGCCTGCGGGATGATTCGGAATATGATCCGGCTCTCGTCTTCATCGCGGTGGACGAGCGGGACAGGATCGTCGGCGTGGCGCAGTGCTGGACGAGCGCCTTCGTGAAGGATCTCGCGGTTGCTCCGGCGTGGCGCCGAAAGGGACTGGGCTCCGCCCTGCTGCACGAAGCGTTCCGCGCCTTGAGGGAGCGCGGGGCTGCCGCCGTATCCCTGAAGGTGGATGCGGACAACCCGTCGGGCGCGCAGCGTCTCTATCGCGCGCTCGGGTTCGAGGAGGTCGAGTCCTACAGGCTCGACTGA
- a CDS encoding bifunctional diguanylate cyclase/phosphodiesterase: MTKRNQPATYDSLYHYAFTLSRQIPWLADANGNVVEVGPGWSEWIGQPPEALVGNGWVRLVHPDDLPRLVEARRESLADGTPYQCEYRIRMADGTYRWCRSSSAARRDETGAVAFWYGTTEDIHERKEAELVLQGHAHVLEMVAAGQPIGEILSALCHLAETQLPGTRCSVLLYDAETGSLRHGAAPNLPSSYNAAIDGLKVGPDRGSCGTAAYSRTSIIVADIATDPLWAEWRGIALSYGLRACWSKPVFSRSGDVLGTFGFYYGEPRAPTCDEMERMEAVLHLAALVLERQRSDVALRESEEHHRHSVELNPQISWTADPQGNLLDISSRWHDLTGMDLREALGSGWSRALHPDDASTSLRRWSQAVAAGERLDMDYRLRMADGTYRWVRSRAAPRRGGDGTIIRWYGAVEDIHDRKLTEETLRWAAHHDDLTGLANRRLFRERLQQALDAPSGRPRITGLLVMDLDHLKQINDRFGHDAGDDLLKEFAQRLRQAARPGDTVARLGGDEFAVLLPDIAGDRDVAAMADTILARMQEPLKRNGKLLDCRTSIGGTISSGFAMSPEELQKQADLALYRSKTSGRGSFKMFVATMREESQRTNSALELAARAVASDWIVPFYQPKVTLATGAIGGFEALLRWHHPRNGIQSPERIAPAFNDTELGTAIGERMRSCILKDIRAWLDAGLPFGRIAVNASAAEFRRDNYAERVLEDLRWMNVPAHCLEVEVTESVFLGSGAEYVERALRTLSTEGVTIALDDFGTGYASLSHLKRYPVDAIKIDRTFVGGLETDADDAAIVRALLNLGRNLGIEVVAEGVENAFQATLLQRMSCDLVQGYHFGRPMPAGDVPTFVTSWTGV, encoded by the coding sequence ATGACGAAGAGGAATCAGCCGGCAACTTATGACAGCCTGTATCATTACGCATTTACCTTAAGCCGCCAGATTCCCTGGCTGGCCGATGCGAACGGCAACGTCGTCGAGGTCGGTCCCGGCTGGTCCGAATGGATCGGCCAGCCGCCCGAAGCCCTGGTCGGCAACGGGTGGGTGAGGCTTGTTCATCCGGACGACCTGCCCCGTCTCGTCGAGGCGAGGCGCGAAAGCCTCGCGGACGGCACGCCTTACCAATGCGAATACCGGATCAGGATGGCGGATGGCACTTACCGCTGGTGCCGGTCCAGCTCGGCGGCCCGGCGCGACGAAACCGGAGCCGTCGCGTTCTGGTACGGCACGACGGAAGACATCCACGAGCGCAAGGAAGCGGAACTCGTCCTGCAGGGCCATGCCCATGTGCTGGAAATGGTCGCGGCCGGTCAGCCCATCGGCGAGATCCTGTCCGCCCTCTGCCATCTGGCGGAGACCCAGCTCCCCGGCACGCGGTGCTCGGTCCTCTTGTACGATGCCGAGACGGGCTCGCTCCGGCACGGGGCCGCGCCGAACCTTCCCTCTTCCTATAATGCGGCGATCGACGGCCTGAAGGTCGGACCCGACAGGGGATCGTGTGGAACCGCCGCCTATTCGCGCACGAGCATCATCGTGGCCGACATCGCAACGGATCCCCTATGGGCCGAGTGGCGCGGCATCGCCCTGTCCTATGGCCTGCGGGCCTGCTGGTCGAAGCCGGTCTTTTCCCGTTCGGGCGATGTGCTCGGCACCTTCGGGTTCTATTACGGCGAGCCCCGCGCCCCGACCTGCGACGAGATGGAGCGCATGGAGGCCGTGCTGCATCTGGCCGCCCTGGTTCTCGAGCGGCAGCGCAGCGACGTGGCCCTGCGCGAAAGCGAAGAGCATCACCGCCATTCCGTGGAGCTCAACCCGCAGATCTCCTGGACGGCGGATCCGCAGGGCAATCTCCTCGATATTTCCTCGCGCTGGCACGACCTGACCGGCATGGACCTGAGGGAGGCGCTGGGTTCCGGCTGGAGCCGGGCGCTGCATCCCGACGACGCGTCCACCTCCTTGCGCCGCTGGTCCCAGGCGGTCGCGGCGGGTGAAAGGCTGGATATGGATTATCGCCTCCGGATGGCGGACGGAACCTATCGCTGGGTCCGCTCCCGGGCCGCACCTCGGCGAGGCGGGGACGGGACCATCATCCGATGGTACGGCGCCGTCGAGGACATCCATGACCGCAAGCTCACGGAGGAAACCCTCCGCTGGGCGGCCCACCATGACGACCTCACGGGGCTTGCGAACCGCAGGCTCTTCCGCGAACGCCTGCAGCAAGCCCTCGACGCCCCGTCCGGCCGGCCCCGCATCACGGGCCTGCTGGTCATGGATCTCGACCACCTCAAGCAGATCAACGACCGGTTCGGTCACGATGCCGGCGATGACCTTTTGAAGGAATTCGCGCAGCGGCTGCGCCAAGCGGCGAGACCCGGCGACACCGTGGCCCGCCTGGGCGGCGACGAATTCGCCGTGCTTCTGCCCGACATCGCCGGTGACCGCGACGTGGCCGCCATGGCCGACACCATCCTGGCCCGCATGCAGGAGCCCCTGAAACGCAACGGCAAGCTTCTGGACTGCCGCACGAGCATCGGCGGGACCATTTCGTCCGGTTTCGCCATGAGCCCGGAAGAGCTTCAGAAACAGGCCGATCTGGCGCTCTATCGCAGCAAGACGTCCGGACGCGGCTCGTTCAAAATGTTCGTCGCGACCATGCGGGAGGAGTCGCAAAGAACGAATTCGGCCCTGGAGCTGGCGGCACGGGCGGTCGCATCGGACTGGATCGTGCCGTTCTATCAGCCGAAGGTGACACTCGCCACCGGTGCGATCGGCGGCTTCGAGGCGCTTCTGCGCTGGCATCATCCCCGCAACGGGATCCAATCGCCGGAAAGGATCGCCCCCGCCTTCAACGACACGGAGCTTGGAACGGCCATCGGCGAGCGCATGCGCTCCTGCATCCTCAAGGATATCCGCGCCTGGCTCGATGCGGGGCTTCCCTTCGGACGGATCGCCGTCAATGCGTCGGCCGCCGAGTTCCGACGCGACAATTATGCCGAGCGCGTGCTCGAAGACCTGCGATGGATGAACGTCCCGGCCCATTGCCTCGAAGTCGAGGTGACCGAGAGCGTGTTCCTCGGCTCCGGCGCCGAATACGTGGAGCGGGCGCTGCGCACCCTCAGCACGGAGGGCGTGACGATCGCGCTCGACGATTTCGGCACCGGCTACGCCTCCCTGTCGCATCTCAAGCGCTACCCGGTCGATGCGATCAAGATCGACCGGACCTTCGTGGGCGGTCTGGAGACGGACGCGGACGATGCCGCCATCGTCAGGGCGCTCCTCAATCTCGGCCGCAATCTCGGCATCGAGGTCGTGGCCGAGGGCGTCGAGAACGCCTTCCAGGCCACTCTCCTGCAGCGCATGAGCTGCGATCTCGTGCAGGGATACCATTTCGGCCGGCCCATGCCGGCCGGGGACGTGCCGACCTTCGTCACGTCGTGGACGGGCGTTTAA